The Candidatus Acidiferrales bacterium genome has a segment encoding these proteins:
- a CDS encoding sodium:solute symporter family protein produces MHLEWIDYAVIAIYCAFVLGVGFTLKKSMRTSLDFFLSGRRIPAWITGLAFISANLGALEVMGMAASGAEYGMLTSHFYWLGAIPAMIFVGLCMMPFYYGSRARSVPEYLRLRFDEKTRAFNALTFAVMTILASGINLYAMALVFKLMLGWSIHATIFLSAIVVLIYTFLGGLTSSIYNEVLQFFLIVFGILPLAVLTVTKAGGWSGLEARMPPGFTHMWSNLGQATANPMGVDWFQLVAGLGFVLSFGYWCTDFLVVQRALAARDMTAAQKTPLIAALPKMFIPFLVIVPGMAAWVLLPRAAFLVQGKIDYNMALPLLLSHYYPPGMLGVGITALLASFMSGMAGNVTAFNTVWTYDIYHSYIRRDASDAHYLRMGKIATVGGVLLSVAAAYVALSFHNIMDYLQLIFSFVNAPLFATFLLGMFWKRTTPNGAFYGLASGTAAAALHYFATLHGWFIYRSEMAANFDRAIYAWVVCFFVTIGISLFTKPRPEAELGGLVYSLTKKQSYEHLGWIRRPATLAVTVGIIVVALNWIFR; encoded by the coding sequence ATGCATCTTGAATGGATTGATTACGCTGTCATCGCGATTTATTGCGCATTTGTGCTCGGCGTCGGATTCACACTCAAGAAATCCATGCGCACGAGTCTGGATTTTTTTCTCTCCGGCCGGCGAATTCCCGCGTGGATCACGGGACTTGCCTTCATTTCCGCAAACCTCGGCGCGCTTGAAGTCATGGGCATGGCCGCAAGCGGAGCCGAGTATGGGATGCTGACGAGCCACTTCTACTGGCTTGGCGCAATTCCGGCGATGATTTTTGTCGGGCTGTGCATGATGCCCTTTTATTACGGCAGCCGTGCGCGATCCGTGCCGGAGTATTTGCGCCTCCGCTTCGACGAAAAAACGCGCGCGTTCAACGCACTGACGTTTGCCGTGATGACCATCCTAGCCAGCGGCATCAATTTGTACGCCATGGCGCTGGTCTTCAAGCTGATGCTCGGATGGTCGATTCATGCCACGATTTTTCTTTCCGCAATCGTCGTCCTCATCTACACGTTCCTCGGCGGCTTAACTTCCTCGATTTACAACGAAGTATTGCAATTTTTTCTGATTGTCTTCGGCATCTTGCCGCTGGCTGTGCTGACGGTAACGAAAGCTGGCGGCTGGAGCGGCCTCGAAGCGCGCATGCCGCCGGGCTTCACGCACATGTGGTCAAACCTCGGGCAGGCGACGGCCAATCCGATGGGTGTTGATTGGTTTCAACTCGTCGCCGGCCTCGGATTCGTGCTGTCATTCGGATACTGGTGCACGGATTTTCTGGTTGTGCAGCGCGCTTTGGCGGCGCGCGACATGACTGCGGCGCAGAAAACGCCGCTGATTGCGGCGCTGCCAAAGATGTTTATTCCGTTTCTCGTAATCGTGCCGGGAATGGCGGCGTGGGTTCTGCTGCCAAGAGCGGCATTCCTGGTTCAGGGAAAAATCGATTACAACATGGCGCTGCCGCTTTTGCTCTCGCACTACTACCCGCCGGGAATGCTGGGCGTAGGAATCACGGCGCTGCTGGCGAGCTTCATGTCCGGAATGGCGGGCAACGTGACCGCGTTCAATACGGTATGGACATACGACATCTACCATTCCTATATCCGGCGCGACGCCAGCGACGCGCATTATCTGCGGATGGGGAAGATCGCGACCGTGGGCGGAGTCTTGCTCAGCGTCGCCGCGGCGTATGTGGCGCTGAGTTTTCACAACATCATGGACTATTTGCAGCTCATTTTTTCGTTTGTAAACGCGCCGCTGTTCGCGACATTTCTGCTGGGCATGTTTTGGAAGCGCACGACGCCCAATGGCGCGTTCTATGGCTTGGCGAGCGGAACCGCCGCGGCGGCATTGCATTACTTCGCGACGCTGCACGGTTGGTTTATTTATCGCAGCGAGATGGCTGCGAATTTTGACCGCGCGATTTACGCGTGGGTGGTGTGCTTCTTTGTGACGATTGGAATCAGCCTATTCACAAAACCGCGTCCCGAAGCCGAACTCGGCGGGCTTGTTTATTCGCTGACGAAGAAACAGAGCTACGAACACCTCGGATGGAT